The Trypanosoma brucei brucei TREU927 chromosome 2, complete sequence genome has a window encoding:
- a CDS encoding retrotransposon hot spot (RHS) protein, putative (RHS3: pers. comm. Frederic Bringaud, CNRS/BordeauxII University. Belongs to the RHS family. (PMID:12455980)): MNQQVPIEGRGDIEGRRRENEEAARNDAEPPVVQQRVENNNQPQWGLFSCVDAVLLNGLPHPRNMMLNDFLRRNFGRRYNVNEENNVSMSAFVLEPEEYINDVNALNRIFATTEYKVYKRFVSVYGFFEDEGILNLQRWQQADEEAKVRLQADIRGLRDGERLWIVVTNMLNDALNEARERAAQTACSAVELKGLYESIYNAKWSYVMSGYHTEPLGMKVFDGRPQRMWTEEDVDITPLPANVDAEIEERPDGLEIFVLTSEKGWPYNRFALDYTTGRKVVFQHVYIRREIVRVWYKVEKDLKTWWVEKTAHRPPIHIVIGTPGIGKSYGLGSFLLHSLLHFHEGMLDVVAYFTDTIAYLIYNRKGDERGRVVRYEYLRAAVNAINKMKFENRGHIIMDIRYAMQQLYTQLPSDVWSVTIFTSPNSSHFGNWTTITGGRQIIINCDDVRDMKAFVAWKKLSIHTREKVSNRRRHELRKEMEDEWRIVEGRINSIGLLPRYIFVLSCYEWRLKRVHDALETMKKSDEYSYNDIIEHTAAWKNNEVTEKLVKVVRVKGNVGFIESFKFQALSLMIRNMMMS, from the coding sequence atgaatcaACAGGTTCCTATTGAAGGAAGGGGTGACATTGAGGGAAGGAGAcgagaaaatgaggaggcTGCGCGTAACGATGCGGAACCTCCAGTAGTGCAGCAACGAGTGGAGAATAACAACCAACCACAATGGGGTCTTTTCAGCTGCGTTGACGCAGTTTTGCTGAATGGTCTGCCACATCCTAGAAATATGATGTTGAATGATTTTTTGAGGCGTAATTTTGGCAGAAGATATAATgtgaatgaagaaaataatgtatCAATGTCTGCGTTCGTACTGGAACCTGAAGAGTATATTAATGACGTTAATGCGCTCAATCGAATATTCGCGACAACAGAGTATAAAGTGTACAAACGTTTTGTCAGCGTCTATGGTTTCTTTGAGGATGAGGGAATATTGAATCTTCAGCGCTGGCAACAAGCAGATGAGGAAGCAAAGGTCAGGTTACAGGCGGATATTCGTGGACTGAGAGATGGAGAGCGCCTTTGGATTGTTGTCACTAACATGTTGAATGATGCACTCAATGAAGCAAGGGAACGAGCTGCTCAAACAGCTTGTAGTGCTGTCGAACTGAAAGGATTGTATGAATCCATATATAAtgcgaaatggagttatgtgatgtcgggttatCATACAGAGCCACTTGGCATGAAAGTGTTCGATGGAAGGCCGCAGCGCATGTGGACCGAAGAAGATGTGGAtataactcctcttcctgcGAATGTTGATGCAGAGATTGAGGAGAGACCCGATGGTTTGgagatttttgttctcacttcgGAGAAAGGTTGGCCATACAACAGGTTTGCATTGGATTACACTACGGGGCGCAAAGTAGTATTTCAGCACGTATacatccgtcgtgaaattgTGCGCGTGTGGTATAAAGTCGAAAAAGATCTGAAAACatggtgggtggaaaagacAGCTCACAGACCACCGatacatattgttattggtacacCTGGTATTGGTAAATCATATGGccttggatcatttttgcttcattcgttgcttcacttccatgaaggaatgcttgatgttgttgcatatttcaCAGACACGATCGCCTACTTAATATATAACAGAAAGGGTgatgaaagagggagggttGTGCGGTACGAATATTTGAGAGCTGCGGTCAACgccataaataaaatgaaatttgAAAACAGAGGACACATTATTATGGACATAAGGTATGCAATGCAGCAGCTTTACACTCAACTTCCCTCTGATGTTTGGAGTGTAACTATTTTCACTTCCCCGAATAGTTCCCACTTTGGTAACTGGACTACAATTACGGGAGGCCGCCaaattattataaactgtgatgatgtgcgtgacatgaaggcatttGTGGCATGGAAAAAACTGTCAATACATacaagggaaaaggtatccaacagaagaagacacgaattgaggaaggaaatggaagatgAGTGGAGAATAGTGGAGGGACGTATTAATTCAATTGGGCTTTTGCCtcgttatatatttgttttaaGCTGTTATGAATGGCGTCTGAAAAGAGTTCATGATGCGTTGGAAACTATGAAGAAGTCGGATGAATATTCCtataatgatattattgaGCATACCGCTGCCTGGAAGAACAATGAAGTTACggaaaagttggtaaagGTTGTAAGAGTAAAGGGAAATGTTGGATTTATCGAATCATTTAAATTTCAAGCTCTATCACTGATGATTCGAAATATGATGATGAGTTAA